From the genome of Epinephelus lanceolatus isolate andai-2023 chromosome 23, ASM4190304v1, whole genome shotgun sequence, one region includes:
- the socs2 gene encoding suppressor of cytokine signaling 2 → MTCQSSESTDTIESDRRADNNSRAVESDESRIALAMKDLKNTGWYWGSLTANEAKEILQDASEGTFLVRDSSQRDYLFTISAMTSAGPTNLRIEYKHGKFKLDSVVLVKPKLKQFDSVVHLVEHYVQLSRTSDKAASNSQPSAMPPNGTVQLLLTKPVYTATPLLQHLCRIAINRTTRQVQDLPLPNRLKDYLTDYTYNV, encoded by the exons ATGACCTGCCAGTCCTCCGAGTCCACAGACACCATCGAGAGCGACAGACGAGCCGACAACAACTCCAGGGCTGTGGAATCAGACGAGAGCCGCATTGCCTTAGCCATGAAAGACCTGAAGAACACAG GCTGGTATTGGGGCAGTCTGACGGCTAACGAAGCCAAAGAGATCCTCCAGGACGCCTCAGAGGGGACCTTCCTGGTCCGGGACAGTTCCCAGAGGGATTACCTGTTCACCATCTCCGCCATGACGTCGGCGGGTCCCACCAACCTGCGGATAGAGTACAAACACGGTAAATTCAAGCTGGACTCGGTGGTTCTGGTGAAGCCGAAGCTGAAGCAGTTCGACAGTGTGGTCCACCTGGTGGAGCACTACGTCCAGCTGTCCAGGACCAGCGACAAGGCGGCGTCGAACTCTCAGCCCTCGGCCATGCCGCCCAACGGCACGGTGCAGCTGCTGCTCACCAAACCGGTGTACACTGCCACGCCGTTGCTGCAGCACCTCTGCCGCATCGCCATCAACAGGACGACGCGGCAGGTCCAGGATCTGCCGCTACCCAACAGACTGAAGGACTACCTGACGGACTACACCTACAACGTGTAG